The segment GCTGGGCGGCCTCGCGTTCTCCTTCCGCCGCGGCGATCTCACGGTCGACAACGGCCAGCATGTGTATCTGCGCTGCTGCACCGCCTACCGCTGGTTCCTCGACCGGATCGGCGGTACGGCGCTGGCGCCCGTCCAGGACCGGCTCGATGTGCCGGTGCTGGACGCCGCCCGGCCCGCCGGGTCCCGGCTCGGCAGACTGCAGCGCACGGCGCTGCCGGTCCCGCTGCACCTGGCCGCGAGCCTGGCCACGTACCCCCATCTCTCCCTCGCCGAACGTGCCTCCGTGGGGCGGGCCGCGCTGGCCCTGCGCGGCCTCGACCCGGCCGACCCCGCCCTCGACGGCGTCGACTTCGCCACCTGGCTGCACCGCCACGGGCAGTCGCCGCGTACCGTCGAGGCGCTGTGGGACCTGGTCGGAGTGGCCACCCTCAACGCCCGGGCCGCCGACGCCTCCCTGGGCCTGGCCGCCATGGTCTTCAAAACGGGGCTGCTGTCCGAGCCCGGCGCCGCCGACATCGGCTGGGCCCGGGTGCCGCTGGGCGACCTCCACGACACCCTCGCCCGGACGGCCCTCGAAGCCGCCGGGGTCCGGGTGGTGACCGGTACCCGGGTCAAGGACGTCGTCCGCGACGGCCACGGCCGCTGGCTGGTGGGGACCGACGCGGAACAGCTCGACACCGACACCGTCGTGCTCGCCACCGCCCAGCGCGAGACCCACGCCCTGCTGCCCGACGGCGCGCTCGACGCCCCCGACCGGCTGCTCTCCATCGGCACCGCGCCGATCCTCAATGTCCACGTCGTCTACGACCGCCCGGTGCTGCGCCGGCCCTTCTTCGCCGCCCTGGGCTCGCCCGTGCAGTGGGTGTTCGACCGCACGGACGCCTCCGGGCTGACCGGCGGCGGCCAGTATCTGGCACTGTCCCAGTCCGCCGTCCAGGACGAGATCGACGCACCCGTCGCCGAACTGCGCGCCCGCTATCTGCCGGAGCTGGAGAGGCTGCTGCCACCCGCCCGTACCGCGGCCGTCCGCGACTTCTTCGTCACCCGGGAACGCACCGCGACCTTCGCGCCCGCGCCGGGTGTCGGACGGCTGCGCCCCGGGGCCCTCACCCGTGCGCCCGGCCTCTACCTCGCCGGGGCGTGGACCGCCACCGGCTGGCCCGCGACCATGGAGGGCGCCGTGCGCAGCGGACTGACCGCCGCGGGCGCCGCCCTCGCCGCCCTGGGCCGCCCCCACGAACATCCGCTCAAGGAGGCGGCGTGAGCCTGCGCACCGGACCCACCGTGACCAGCGAAGCAATCGACATCAGGAGAGAGACCGTGCCGACAGTGCCCTCGGCGAACCCGGCGGAACACCCCGCGCCCGGCCTGGAGCGCGCGGACGCCGCGGGCGGCGTCGACATCGCGGCGCTCCTGGAGCGCGGCCGGGCGATGTCCGCCCCGGTCCTGCGGGCCGCCGTCGACCGGCTGGTCTCTCCGATGGACACCGTCGCCGCCTACCACTTCGGCTGGATCGACGCGCAGGGGCGGCCCGCCGACGGCGACGGCGGCAAAGCCGTGCGCCCGGCCCTGGCCCTGCTCTCCGCCGAGGCCGCCGGCGCCCCGCCGGAGGCGGGCGTCCCCGGCGCCGTCGCCGTCGAACTGGTCCACAACTTCTCCCTGCTGCACGACGACCTGATGGACGGCGACGAGCAGCGCCGCCACCGCGACACGGTGTGGAAGGTGCACGGACCGGCCCAGGCGATCCTGGTCGGCGACGCGCTGTTCGCGCTGGCCAACGAGGTGCTGCTGGAGCTGGGCACCGTGGAGGCCGGTCGGGCGACCCGCCGGCTGACCACCGCGACCCGGAAGCTGATCGACGGCCAGGCGCAGGACATCTCCTACGAGCACCGCGAGCGGGTGAGCGTCGAGGAGTGCCTGGAGATGGAGGGCAACAAGACCGGGGCGCTGCTGGCCTGTGCCGTGTCCATCGGAGCCGTACTCGGCGGCGCCGACGACCGCACCGCCGACGCCCTGGAGCGCTACGGCTACCACCTCGGCCTCGCCTTCCAGGCGGTGGACGATCTCCTCGGGATCTGGGGCGACCCGGACGCCACCGGCAAGCAGACCTGGAGCGATCTGCGCCAGCGCAAGAAGTCGCTGCCCGTGGTGGCCGCGCTCGCCGAGGGCGGGGAGGCGTCCCGGCGGCTCGGGGAGCTGCTCGCCGCGGATGCCAAGAGCAGCGACTTCGATTCCTTCTCGGAGGAGGAGTTCGCCACCCGGGCGGCGCTGATCGAGGCGGCGGGCGGCCGCGAGTGGACCTCCCAGGAGGCGCGCCGCCAGCACACGATCGCGATCGAGGCCCTCGACGCCGTGGACATGCCCGGCCGGGTCCGGGAGCAGCTGGTCGCCCTCGCCGACTTCGTC is part of the Streptomyces qinzhouensis genome and harbors:
- the hpnE gene encoding hydroxysqualene dehydroxylase HpnE gives rise to the protein MTDRISPPSSAVVVGGGLAGVTTALRLAEAGLAVTLVEGRPRLGGLAFSFRRGDLTVDNGQHVYLRCCTAYRWFLDRIGGTALAPVQDRLDVPVLDAARPAGSRLGRLQRTALPVPLHLAASLATYPHLSLAERASVGRAALALRGLDPADPALDGVDFATWLHRHGQSPRTVEALWDLVGVATLNARAADASLGLAAMVFKTGLLSEPGAADIGWARVPLGDLHDTLARTALEAAGVRVVTGTRVKDVVRDGHGRWLVGTDAEQLDTDTVVLATAQRETHALLPDGALDAPDRLLSIGTAPILNVHVVYDRPVLRRPFFAALGSPVQWVFDRTDASGLTGGGQYLALSQSAVQDEIDAPVAELRARYLPELERLLPPARTAAVRDFFVTRERTATFAPAPGVGRLRPGALTRAPGLYLAGAWTATGWPATMEGAVRSGLTAAGAALAALGRPHEHPLKEAA
- a CDS encoding polyprenyl synthetase family protein, with translation MTSEAIDIRRETVPTVPSANPAEHPAPGLERADAAGGVDIAALLERGRAMSAPVLRAAVDRLVSPMDTVAAYHFGWIDAQGRPADGDGGKAVRPALALLSAEAAGAPPEAGVPGAVAVELVHNFSLLHDDLMDGDEQRRHRDTVWKVHGPAQAILVGDALFALANEVLLELGTVEAGRATRRLTTATRKLIDGQAQDISYEHRERVSVEECLEMEGNKTGALLACAVSIGAVLGGADDRTADALERYGYHLGLAFQAVDDLLGIWGDPDATGKQTWSDLRQRKKSLPVVAALAEGGEASRRLGELLAADAKSSDFDSFSEEEFATRAALIEAAGGREWTSQEARRQHTIAIEALDAVDMPGRVREQLVALADFVVVRKR